From Brevundimonas vesicularis:
TGTAAGTGCGCGACGCCCGGAAAGTCGCAGGATGCGTCTATGCTCGATCCTGCGACACCGTCCGGCGAAACCTCGCCATGTCTAGAGCCGCGCGAGGAAATTCTTTCATTGTGGCGGGCGTTCGATGCGCTCTCCTTCGAAAGTCGCAGTCGTGCGCTGCGCCTTGGAGAGATCATTCCCGTCGTGTCGGGCGGACTTTATCGTCCGGATGGCGAGATCGCTGTCGTTCTCGACGGTTGTCTTCTTCTCGATGACGGGAAACGAGGAACCCATTGCGGCGTCGCTGCGGCGGGCGACCTGATCGACATCGCAGGGGGAAGCCCAGGGCTCTGGCTGTCGAACGGCTTGGTGTACCGGGCGCCCGTGGCGGCCTTCTGCCGGGAAGCGGGTGAGGAAGGCGTTCAATTTCTGCTTTCAGGCGGCGTCAAGCGATTGAGGGCGATGGAGACGCGTTTGAGGTGCGCCATGTCGCATGGGTCGATCTCTCGCGTCGCCAGCTTTCTTCTGGATATTCATCGCGCTACCGGCAGCTTCGAGATCGCGCTGTCGCAATCGAATATCGGAGCGTTGCTGAGCCTGCGTCGATCCAGCATCAATCAGGCGTGTCAGAGCCTTCGCGCCGCCGGCGCCCTACGCACCGTGCGAGGACGAATCCTTTTGAAGGATGAGGCCGTTCTCGCGAGCGTGGCCTGCTGTCACTATCGTCCGCAGTCTCCAGCGTTCGCCGAAGCCATCGCGGCCGAGGCGGCCTAGATCAGCCCGTCACCGGTCTCGGACCGGTGCGCCGAATACATGGATGCCGGCATAGACGAGCTTTGCGATCAAGTCGGGCGAAAGGAGCGACGGGGCTGAATCGACGTCGGCGATCCACCGACCATCGCACCACAGGGCGACAGCCTGACCCACCGCTTTTGCGCGCTGAGACGCCTGGGCCATGGCGTCAGCCATATCGTTTGAGATCAGGGTCTCAGGCTCTCCGCCATCACGGTAGCGGATCTGATAGCGCAGAACAGGAGGATGGACGGTCATGCCACCCAGGCCTCCAGCACCTCTCGGCATTCGGCAGTTTCGACCTGGAGACTGAAGCGGTCGCTGTAGAGCGCCAAAAGGTGATCGTGAGGCTGATCAGCCGAACTGCAGACCCCATCGCTGACCACCACGATGCGATAGCCCAGATCGATGGCTCCGAGCACGGTCGAGAGAACGCAAACGTCAGTTTCCGCCCCCGTTACGACGAGCGTATCGACACCCTGATCTTTGAACGCCTTGTGGAGGCGTGTGCCTGACCAGGCGGAATAGACCGTCTTGTCGATGATCTGGGCGGGCGGCGCGAACCGCTGAAGCGGAAGCGCCAGATCCAACATCGCCGGATCAAGAGCGTTCTTCGTCATGGTCGACCAACGCCGCCAATAGTCGCGCCAGGTGCCTTCCGCCTCATCGGGCGTTGCGGCGGGGATGAATCGGGTGAACCACAGCTTTTCAGGCCTTGCAGCGCATAGCGTCTCGATGGCCGGAAGCGTTTTGGCTGCCCAGGGCGTATGCCACTCGGTCCCTTCCACGAACATGCGCTGCATGTCGATGCAAAGGTGCGCCGCTGTTTCCGGAATGCGCGTCTTCAGGCCGCGTGTCACGGCCTGAGCCCCGGCGTCTCTTCGCCCAGGTGGTGTTCGGTCTCGCCTTGCTCGACTTCAGTGCGGGAGAAGACCTCCTCCTGGCCCACGTCGAGTATTTCGTCCTCGGGACCACCTAGACCGCCCTGCGCCAAGCCGCGCGTATGATCAATCTTGTCCCTGTGTGGCGTATGTCGGGTCATGTCGCCTTCTCGCCGGATCAAAAGACAACCAATCCTGGTGCGTCCGTTGAGTTTCATAGGTCCGATTTTGGACAGGCTTCTAGCCTGTCGAGAGTACCCCCGAAGGCGCGTCGGACAGCCCTTTACATGGGTTAGTGCAGGCATGCCGGGTTTGGGGGAACGCGGGGCATGGATGAGGACCTGCCGCCCCCAAACGATTCGCAATCCGATGCGCCGGGGCGGTTGGGGGAATTCGTCACTCTGTCATCTCGCGAGCGTGCAGCGCTGGCCGGGCTTCTCGAGCCGGTCCAGCATTGGCCTCGCCACCATGTGTTGCGTCATGAGGCGGCTGAACCTTCGCATCTCTATCTGCTGACCCAGGGCTGGGTCGCATCGTCCATCGCGCTTGCATCGGGCAAGCAGCAGATTGTGAAGGTCCATCTTCCGGGCGATCTCCTGGGAGCGCCGAGCTTGTGCCTGACGACAACGGTCGACTGCCTGACCGCCATGACGCCCATCGCTGTGCACGCGATATCGAGGTCCAGGCTGATAGCGACATTTGAGGCCTATCCGCGGATTGCGCTTTCGCTCTTTCTGAGC
This genomic window contains:
- a CDS encoding Crp/Fnr family transcriptional regulator, producing MLDPATPSGETSPCLEPREEILSLWRAFDALSFESRSRALRLGEIIPVVSGGLYRPDGEIAVVLDGCLLLDDGKRGTHCGVAAAGDLIDIAGGSPGLWLSNGLVYRAPVAAFCREAGEEGVQFLLSGGVKRLRAMETRLRCAMSHGSISRVASFLLDIHRATGSFEIALSQSNIGALLSLRRSSINQACQSLRAAGALRTVRGRILLKDEAVLASVACCHYRPQSPAFAEAIAAEAA
- a CDS encoding cysteine hydrolase family protein; its protein translation is MTRGLKTRIPETAAHLCIDMQRMFVEGTEWHTPWAAKTLPAIETLCAARPEKLWFTRFIPAATPDEAEGTWRDYWRRWSTMTKNALDPAMLDLALPLQRFAPPAQIIDKTVYSAWSGTRLHKAFKDQGVDTLVVTGAETDVCVLSTVLGAIDLGYRIVVVSDGVCSSADQPHDHLLALYSDRFSLQVETAECREVLEAWVA
- a CDS encoding Crp/Fnr family transcriptional regulator yields the protein MDEDLPPPNDSQSDAPGRLGEFVTLSSRERAALAGLLEPVQHWPRHHVLRHEAAEPSHLYLLTQGWVASSIALASGKQQIVKVHLPGDLLGAPSLCLTTTVDCLTAMTPIAVHAISRSRLIATFEAYPRIALSLFLSAQKERVALMESLAVVGQAPAHVRIAATLTNLFDRLSERGDAPGGMFHMPLTQRDLGDLIGITPVHVNRTLREMDRLNLIKRSDQTISLLDVDRLRRIAGLPVRHHVSGPDWIAND